CCTGCTTCGCGTGCGAGGACCCTTTGACAGCCGCGGCCCGCCCACGTGCGTGGGGCAGGAGCCGCCCGTAAAGGGGCCCTCTGGGATTGAGCGGTCGCCAGGGCCTGAAGCAGGCACATGCCAGACGAACGCTGCCTGTACTGCGGAAACGGGCTCCGTTGCGGAGCGCCGGAGGGATGGACCAGACCTCTTGATCCCTGATCACACCCGCCCACCCCAGGACTTCAGGTCGGCCGGTCTGAACGGAAACCAAAAGAGCCCGCCTCCACCTCTCCCTCGCCCACTCCTTCGCCCATGTTCCGCGCTTCTGTTCTGCAAACCGTGCTGCGTGCTGCCCAAATGCACGGGGCGCTGGTGGTGTGCCAGCGCCCCGGGGACTTCTCGAGGACTACTTGCGGATGCCGAGGCCCTCGATGAGCTTCTTGTAGCGGGCCACGTCCTTGGACTTGAGGTAGTCCAGCATGCGGCGGCGCTGACCGACCAGCTTCAGCAGACCGCGGCGGGAGTGGTGGTCCTTCTTGTGGGTCTTGAAGTGCTCGGTGAGCATGTTGATACGCTCGGACAGCAGCGCCACCTGCACCTCGGGCGAGCCGGTGTCGGAC
This genomic stretch from Corallococcus caeni harbors:
- the rpsO gene encoding 30S ribosomal protein S15, yielding MSLHQERKSELVTKFRTHESDTGSPEVQVALLSERINMLTEHFKTHKKDHHSRRGLLKLVGQRRRMLDYLKSKDVARYKKLIEGLGIRK